DNA from Corynebacterium stationis:
ATGAGTTCATTATCAGCTGCTACCAGTGCACCTTGGGCGCCGAGGGTGAGAACAACGGAGTTAAAGCCGGCATCGACAAGCGCTTGTGCGAGATCTTGTGGTGCATCCGATGCAGCCTGTACTCCCAGCTGGTCCAAGATAAGGCCTGCTTCGTGCTCATTGGCTAGCAGCGGGTCGGCTGCGAGCAAGGCATTTTTATCCACCTCAATAACAGGCGCGAGGTTAACAATAACCCGGCCTTTGGCGGCTGCGACGGCAGCGGCGAAACCATCGGAAGGGATTTCGCCCTGCAACAGCACGAACTCGGCTTGCGCAATCGTAGCGCTGCGCTCGGCAACGAAGTGAGAATCGACATGCGCATTCGCGCCGGGGATAACCACGATGGTGTTCTCGCCATCATCGGAGACGGTGATAATGGCAAGCCCCGTGGTGTCATCGACTTCTGCGACCTGCGAAAGATCCACGCCGGAATCGCGCAGGTGCTTCAGCGCTGGTTCGACATAAGGATCTTTGCCCACGGCGCC
Protein-coding regions in this window:
- a CDS encoding ribokinase → MKTLTVVGSINADLTARVARHPNPGETLLGSGGGITAGGKGANQAVAAAYLGANVSFVGAVGKDPYVEPALKHLRDSGVDLSQVAEVDDTTGLAIITVSDDGENTIVVIPGANAHVDSHFVAERSATIAQAEFVLLQGEIPSDGFAAAVAAAKGRVIVNLAPVIEVDKNALLAADPLLANEHEAGLILDQLGVQAASDAPQDLAQALVDAGFNSVVLTLGAQGALVAADNELIDIPTPKVTAVDTTGAGDAFAGALCARLLEGDGLVQAATFAARVGATSTLSNGAQASYPKPADVLGEVTDA